From Chloroflexota bacterium:
TGGCAGCGTATACCAGGCGGGCGATTGAATATGGCAAAATCCTTATTGCGGCAGGGGTTGACGCCGTGCAAATCAACGTCGATTACTGCATCAACACTGGCCCCTGGCTGTCACCCTCTCAGTTTGAAACATTTATCCTGCCCTATATGCAGCAACAGGTGGATGCCTTCAAGCAGGAAGGGGTATACGTTCTCAAACATAGCGACGGCAATACCTGGGCACTGATTGATATGATGGTGGGTACCGGGATAGACGCCCTGCATGGAATTCAACCGAGCGTCGGCATGGATATCAAGCGTCTAAAAGAGAAGATTGGTGACCGGGTGGCTCTCTTCGGTGCCATTGAAGCTGAAACGCTTATCAACGGCATGCCTGAGGATGTTGAGCGCGCAGTTGAGTATTGCCTGAAGCATGGAGCGCCGGGGGGGGGATTTGCTCTCACCACAAGCAATTCGGTGCAGGTCGGAACCAAATATGAGAATTATATGACCATGCTCCGTGTAGCCGGCGAAAAAGGGACGTACCCCATTTCTTTGTGAAGGTTTACGTAATGCATGAACAGCAAGGCGGAAACGATGTTAGCAATTGAAAATGGCGATGTTTTCATCGTTGATACCTTTATTCAAGATGGGGTTGTGCTCATCGAAGGAGGCATTGTTCAGGCAGCTGGGCCGCGAAAAGAGGTGGAAATCCCTGGCGGCACAAGTCATCTGGATGCCAGGGGCGGGACCATTGTGCCCGGTTTCATCGATATGCATACAAATGGCGCTCTGGGTTACGAGTTAGCGAATGCAGAACTGGCTGACCTGGAAAAAATCACAGGATATTTGCCGCAACAGGGAGTAACGGCTTTTGTGCCCACGATCGTAAGTGCTGCCATCGAAGATATTCTCCAGGGGTTGGAACTGGCGCGCCAGGCTATGTCAGGGCCGCGTCTTTCGGGTGCTGAAATCCTCGGTGTTCATATTGAAGGCCCCTATATCAACCGGGAAATGAGGGGAGCGCACAACAACGACATCATTCGCAACCCGGATCCGGATGAATATGGGGCTATCCTTGAATACCCGGATGTTATTCTGTGGGTCACCCTGGCGCCCGAACTGCCTGGAGCTTTGGAGTTGATTCGAGTTCTACGAGAGAACGATATACTGGTCAGCGCCGGGCACACAATGGCCCTCGAGCAGGATATCGAGATGGCAGTTGAAGCAGGATTAAGCAATGCGACACACCTCTATGGCAATATGACGACTCTGCAGCGGGAGAACATCACCCGCGTTGCCGGCTTGGTTGAATATACTTTGCTGGATGATCGGCTCACTACCCAGATCATCGCCGATGGCTATACCTTTTCTCCGAACCTGATGAAGCTGGCATACAAGATCAAGGGGGCGGACAAGTTGGCCATCATAACGGATAACAGCCCTCTGGCGGGACTTCCGCCGGGCGTGTATAACCTGTGGGGGGTGGATGTGGTCGTAGAAGAGGAAATATCATACCTGCCGGACCGCAGTGCCTATGCGGGATGCATAACCACCATGGACAGATGTTTGCGCAACGCTATCCACTTGATGGATGTTCCACTTGGAGATGCCCTACGTATGGTCAGTACAACTCCCGCCAGTATTCTGGGAGTTGCTGACCGCAAAGGCAGCCTGGAACCGGGCAAGGATGCAGATGTCACTGTTCTCAACTCGGAGCTGGAAGTGATCCATACGATTACGTCCGGTCAACTTGCATTTTCTACGGGATAATTCATTCGATTCCGGTTATCGACAGGGAATTCACGTTGGCACGATGCCCATGCTTCAACAAAGGAGGAAAAATTATGTATCAGTGACTGATGTTACGCAGGTAACAGTTGGACCAAGGCTTCCAGAAGACAGCAGACGACTTCCAGAAGACAGCAGACGACGGACCGCAGACGGCTTTCGGAAGACGACGGACGGCTTTCAGAGAACGGCGACACGGCGACGCAGCGATACGGCGATACGGCGATACGGCGGTCAGCGGTCGGCGGTCAGCAGTCGGCGGTCGAGATTTCGGTTTTCAATTTGGCGGTGAAGTTGTGCCGCATCACACGTCTTAGGAGGACGATCATGAAGAAGTTGTTTCGTGTTTTTGGGTTATGTTCTTTGCTTGTGATCGTGTTGTTGGTCACTGTGCAATGTACCGCCGTGCCAGCTGGACAACCAGCGGCTGAAGCCCCGGTTGTCGAAGAGGCTCCTTCAGTTGCAACTGAAGCCCCGGTGGCCGAAGAGGAGACCGGTGAGCCTACAGCACTGAAGATTGCCTGGATGGGGGCTGAGTACGACACCTACCAGCAGTGGAAGGCAGATTTTGAAGCAGCGTATCCCAACGTGACTATCGAATACCAGTTTATTCCCTACGCCGAGGGCCCGACTGTTTTCAATACAATGATCGAAGGAGGCAATACACCGGATCTGGCCTATCTGTTCATGGGGCTGATTTCGGAATATGCCGAACGAGAAGCTCTTGAACCGCTTGACAACTTCATGAGTGATGAAGAGCGGGCGGAGTGGGTGGCTGCAGGCCTGGGTGCCGGTGAATACAAGGGCAAGACCTACGCAGTGCCACTGTTAGGCGCCAACAGGACCCTCTTTGTGCGCTCCGATCTGATGAAAGCAGCAGGTTACGACGAGCCGCCGACTACATGGGATGAGGTCATGGATCTGGCAAAGAAGATGAACAACCCGCCGGAGGTTTACGGTTTCTGCATCGGCGCTGGTCGCCAGAAACACATTATGCAAGAGCAAATCGGCATGATGTGGGGCTATGGAGCCAGTTTCTTTGACGAGGATGGAAAACTGGCTATCAACAGCCCGGAGGCAATCGAGTATGTGACCGATTTAACGAACATGCAGCTGGTGGATGGGGCGATGCCACCTGGGATTCTGACTCTGAATGCCAACGAGTGCTATGCTGAGATGGCCGCCGGCAAGGTTGCTATGATGTTCAGCGGCCCCTGGCAAGACAAACAGTGTCGGGATGCGGGTCTCGAATGCGAAGCCATTCTGCTTCCAGAACCGAATCCGGGTGGAGATCACAACATGCTGTTGATCGTAGATCTATTCGGAATGTTCTCTGCCTCGGAGAACAAAGAAATGGCCTACGAGTTCGTCAAATTCATTCAGCAGCCGGAGAACCGCGTTCTGTTCGACAAGGAATTCGGAGGTGTGCCGCTCACCCATAAGGTAGCGGATGACTCTTACTACCAGTCACAGCCAATTCAGAACTACATTGAGCAGACCGATCTTCTGCGCCTGACCCCCAAGCACCCAGAGTGGACGAAAATCCAGGATGGCTGGGGCGAAGCGGTGCAGATGGTTCTGGCCGGTGACGCGACCGCCGAGGAAGCCCTCAACAAAGTTTACGATCGCCTGGTGAACGAACTTGAGGATCCGAACTTACCGCAATAGCAAAGTGCTTTGAACCTAGATCTGTGTGGGCGAAATCTCACACAGATCTAGACCTGGCTGACGATTGTTTGAAGAGAGGGCGTGTTTATGGAAAAACAGAAACGTCGCCTGGCATATCTGTTGATAGCGCCCAGTGCCCTATGGTTACTGTTGTTCATTGGGTTGCCCATCGTAGATACGATTCGCACCAGTTTCTATCATACTTCCTATAAAGGGGTGCGTTTTGTTGGCCTGGAAAACTACTTCAATATTCTATTCAAAGATGACTTGTTTCGTTTGGTTCTCAATAACTCGATTATTTGGACCGGTGCTTCTGTATTCTTGAACGTGGTTTTCGGCCTGCTTATCGCGCTGCTCCTTAGCCGCTCGTCGATTTTCAGTGAAATTGCGCGGGGGACGTTGATTCTCGCCTGGGCTACGCCTCTGGTTGTAGCCGGAATCATATGGAAATGGATGTACAACGCGGAGTATGGCCAATTGAATTCGCTGTTATTCTCTCTTCATCTTATCGATGAACCTGTTCAATGGCTTACAAATGCTCGTTCGGCATTTGTAGGGGCTCTGATCGCTCGCTTCTGGACAGCGTTCCCATTTACAACATTTGCTTTCCTATCGGGATTACAATCGATTCCCACCGATCTGTATGAAGCGGCAATTGTAGATGGCGCATCGGGCTGGCAACGATTTTGGAAGGTTACCTTGCCTCTGCTGCGCCCAGTGACCCTGGCCGTCTTATTGATCAGTGTCATTTGGTCTTTCAACAGTTTTGCTTTCATTTATGTTATTACCGGTGGAGGGCCAGCAAACAAGACTCAAATCATGGTTACAGAGATTTTTCGACGCGGCTTCGCTTACTTCAACTTTGGTTCTGCCAGTACATTGGCTGTAATCTCCTTCTTCTTCTTGCTCATTGTAAGTATCGTGCAATGGAGGCTCTTTTACCGGGAGGAAGCTTGATGAACATTTTTAGTACCAGGTGGTTCGGTAACGCGGCACGTTTGATTGGCATAACGATGATCGTCAGTTTTGCAGTGTTTCCGTTTCTGGTCGTGGTGGGAACCTCATTGAAAACGATGGGCGAAATCTTCCGCTCGCCAGCTACGCTAATTCCGGAGGTCGTCGTCTGGCAGAATTACGTAGACATCTTTGTTCGAATTCCGATGGTTCGACACCTGGTGAATACGTTTATCATAGCAGGTGCAGTCACTGCTCTGAATATCCTTGTTTCAGCACCGGCGGCATACGCTATTGCGAGAATCGATTTCGCTGGCAGAGGGGCGTTTGGATTGGGCATACTGATCACTCAAATGTTTTCACCCGTTATCATACTCATTCCCCTCTTCAAAGTCATGAAAACTATGGGCCTGCTGGATACGTATGCCTCCCTTATCTTCGTAAATTTGGCTTTTGTCATTCCCTTCTCGATCTGGATGTTGACCGGTTTCTTCCGGAACATTCCTGAAGAACTGGAGGATGCTGCCATGATCGACGGCCTGTCCAGATTTCAGACTATGATAAGAATTGCCTTGCCGTTGACGATGCCCGGCCTGATCACAACGTCGATCTTCGCATTTATTACGGCCTGGAACGAGTTTATTTTCGCCCTGGTTTTCATCTCTGATCGGGACATGCAGCCGATCACGATGGCGCTATATTCCTGGGAAAAAAACAATGTTGTAGAATGGAATTACCTTATGGCCACCTCCGTTGTCGCCACGATTCCAACTGTTTTTCTCTTCCTTCTCGTCAGGAAACGTCTTACAGCGGGATTGATGGCCGGGGCAATAAAGTAGAAGGGAATCTGGTTAATTGAGGATGATTCAAATCGATACACGCATCGAACGCTACAAAAAGTGGCTGGAGCGGGAATCTGTGGAGCGGCCAATGATAGGGCTTGCCTGGGAACCGGACATAAGTCCGCTCCCGGAAATGCTGGAGCAGTTCGGTATGGGAAAACCAGTATTTCCGGACCAAATTCAGCCGGAAGTGATATTGGATTGGGTTGAACACTGCTACGGCGAGGATGCCCGGCTGCAAAGCGATGTAATTCAGGGATTTGCCCCCGCTTTTGGCGTTCCCTGGGTTGAGGCGATTGCCGGGTGCCCGGTGGTGGCTCAACCAGGATCACTGTGGGCCGAGCCTTGCCTGGATAGCTACGCGGATCGCCAGCGAATCACCTTTGATCCCGACAATCCCTGGCTGCAGAGGCTGATTGAGTTCACCAGAGTGCTGGTTGATTTATCTGATGGGCGCTTTCCAGTCACGCTTCCGCAGACGCGAGGTCCACTGGACACGCTGGCAGCCATGCGCGGGCCTGAGCGAATGGGGCTTGATCTTATCGACTGCCCCGATGAAGTTGCCGCTATTCTCGATGAACTTACCGACCTCTGGATAGGCATTTGCGAAGCGGTCAGGCCGTGGATTCCACCGTTTCATGGCGGCTATTGCAGCCGGATGAAAATGTTTGCACCTGGCTACGCCGTCACACCGCAGAACGACATTTCTTCCATCGTCTCGGCCAGAATGTACAGGGAGTTTGCTTTGCCCTGCGACAGGCGAATCACGAGTCGTTTTCCTTACCACTCTTTTCATACGCACGACACAGAGTACCACCAGATAGAAAACTTGCTCGAGTTGGAAGCGCTTACGGTTATCCAGATCTTTCTTCAGCCAGATAGCGGCGGTCCACCTTTTGAGAGGATGTTACCCATAATAGAGCAAGCGCTTGAGCGTAAACCGGTGCTTCTGGGCGCTCAGAACATTGAAACAGCCGAACGCTGTCTTGAATCATTGCCCTGCACTGGATTGTTCCTGATGCTTGAAACCGAACCTCTGGAACCGATTCCCGAAAGCCACAGGCGGTGGCTGCTGGAGCACTGTCTTATGTAACTGGAGTTACGCAGGTAACAATGTGCCCGGAAGACGGCGACCTTGCGACACGGCGACCTTGCGACGCGGGGACACGGCGACACGGCGACGCGGGGACACGGGGACACGGCGACGCGGGGACACGGCGACACGGCGACGCGGCGACCGAGGACCACGGACGGTAGAACTGCGTAACATGAGTTATGTAACTGGAGTTACGCAATTGGAGTGCTTTCCTGCCGACCACCGACCACTGAAAGCCGACCATTGACCGCCGACCGCTGACTGATATCCGTCATTCTTTCTTCAAATACTTGAACATACAAGGAGAACTACTTATGAAGATCGGTTGTGCCGCACTCTATCCCATTACCCGCTACGGATTCCCTTACACGCTGGACAATTACCTGAAAGCTGTGGCCGAAATGCACTCGGCCGGTTTCGAGTACTGCGAGCTGGAGATCAACGTCGATAACGACCTTGATGAGTATATCGAGCGAACCGGCGAGGTCGAGCGTGTTCTGGCCGACAATCAAATGACCGTCTCGGCGATCATAGGTGTGGTAGATGGCGCCTTTTCTACTAACCCCGTTATAGCGGACGCCTATCTACGCAAGTATGAACAGCTCTGTCGATTTGGCAGGGGCATCCACTGCGACATGATCTGCATTTGCGCCTATATGCCGCCCGAAATCGAAGGTGTTGCCGGAACCGAGCCCTATTCTGGCGCTCCCCCCATGCAGGTCAGAGAGCCGGAAGATTTCGACTGGGATCTGTTCTGGGACAACGCTGTCCATCGTTTTGCCCAGATGGCGCGCATCAGTGCCAAATACGATCAAAAACTGATCATCGAGAATCGGGTGGGCGATTGGGTCAGCACAAGCGATGGTGTATTGAAACTTATCGAAGACGCCGGAGAGCCGAATGCAGGCTGTCTGCTTGATGTAGCTCATACCAACGCAACCAAGGAGCATCTTAACCTGGTTATTCCCAAACTCAAACATCGGCTGATGTATGTCCATCTTGCTGACAATGATGGCACACAGCCCTATCATCTGCCTGCCGGCCAGGGTACCATCGACTTTCCTTCTGTATTTGGAAGCCTTGAATCAATTGGCTATGACAGCTACGTCAATGTTGACTATGGTGGCGTGCCGTCCGACCAGATTCTGGAAGAAGTGACAAAAGGTCGAGCTTATTTTCAGGAATGCCTTGAAACTGCTAGCCAGGACCATGGGTAGGAAAACAAATCAACACTGAATCTATTCCGGAACTGATCGCCGCCTTCACCACCGTATTCTTCATATTTGGCCTGGGATTCGCCATCCAACGGTTGCGGCCATTGAGCGAACAGACACTGGCCCAACTTTCCTGGTTGGTCGTTGAGGTCTTGCTGCCGTTTTATCTCTTCTTCATTATGGCAACCAGCGTCACATTTGAGTCGCTGAGCGCGGCGCCGGTGCTTATCGCTATGGGCCTGGTGGTTACACTGACCAGCTACGTGTGGGCAACGCTGGCGCAAAAGCCGGCCCGGGTTGCGCCGGAGCAGCGATCGGCTTTCCGCTTTTCAATCATGATCGCCAATACAGCTTTCCTGGGCATTCCTATTTGCGCGGCCCTGTTTGGCCCTGTGGGCGCTGTTTACGCTGTATTGTACGATTTTGGCACGACCATAGTGATACTGACGCTTGGGATTTGGGTGCTTAACGGGGGGCATCTCGATAATTGGCGACCCCTGTTTTTTAATCCTTTGATTTGGGGCGTCGTGGCCGGATTGGGGTGGGCTTTCAGTGGTTGGCCGTTCCCGGAGTGGCTGGCCGGCCCCTTCTCGACCCTGGGCGATGCCACATTGCCGTTGGCGTTGTTGGTAGGCGGCGCCCAGATCGGCAATATCCAACCAGCAGGATTGAGGCAACTGCCATTGGCGGGATTGATTACAACTCGACTGATTGTTGTTCCCATAACTGTTTTCGCCGCTCTGGCGATCCTGGGCTGGCATGGGCTATTTGCGCAAGTGACCATTCTCCAGGCAGCTATGCCGGTGGGGATTACAACTGTAATCCTAGCCAAAAACTACGGGGCTGATGCCAAGTTTGCAGCATCGGCCATATTCTGGTCAACCTTGTTTGCTATTGTCAGTCTGCCCATAATCGTTATATTGCTAATTTGAACCATCAATAGTTCTAAGGAGAAAAACATGAACATTGCTTGCGGTTATACCATTCCCATTACCCTGTTTGGAATTCCCCCGTCACCTGCAGACCATCTCAAAGCGATGGAAATTGTAGGCCAGGCCGGCTTTGAGGCGATAGAGCTGGAGCTATATGATGAGTTGATCGAGCAGCATCGGCGTGATCTCGACCAGATGAAAGCCATCCTCTCAAACTATGGGATGGTCGTTCCATCCGTCATGGCAGTCGAAGAAAAAATGTTCAGTGTTAACCCGGACATCAAGGCCAAGGCATTGCATGATTTCGCCGCGCTGACCGATATGATCGCTGAATTGGGAGCACCGATTGTATCAATTTGCGGGTATATGCCGCCAGAGATCCGTCCCATGGGCACCGAGCTATATGTGGGCGGCCCGCCTACTGCTGTCAGCGTTGGCGACGATTTCTCCTGGGACGAGTTCTGGAGGAACGCGGTGGATGTGGTGACTCAATGCGCCGCCATCGCCAAGCGCAAGGGGTTGAGGCTCATTATCGAGACACGAGCCAATGACGTCTTCAGTTCGACGGATGCAATACTGAACCTGATAAAGGAGTCGGCAGCGGATAATGCGGGCGTGTTGTTCGACATCGCCCATGTTCATGCCGGCAAGGAATACCTGGCACTGGTTATCCCCAAATTAGGGGATCAAATCGCCTTGGTTCACTTTTCTGACAATGACGGCTCCCAGGCTTACCACTATCCTCCAGGTCAAGGTATCATTGATTTTCCTGCTGTGGTTGGAAGCCTGAAACGCGTGGGGTTCGATGGAACGATTGTTGTCGACATTTCCGGCGTGGATAACATTGTTGAGGAAGCAGTCAAAGCCCGCGACTTTTTTCTATCGCTGATCAACGAAGTCCAGGCATAGGGGACAAACGATGAGACTAAGCCTATCATCCTTCATCTATTACAACTATCCTCTCTCCGAGGCAATCCGGCGCACGGCTGCTGCCGGATTTGACGGAATCGACATCTGGGGAGGAAGGCCCCACGCCTACCGGAAAGACCTGGGCGACAAAGAGATTGCCGACCTGCGCCAAACCCTTCAATCCGAGGGACTGGCTGTTGCCTCCTTTATCCCAGCTCAATTTCGCTATCCGACCAGCCTGTGCAGCCCGATAGAGAAGATTCGCCAGGACAGCGTATCCTACATCCAGGATAGCATCGAAACGGCGGTAGCCCTCGGCGCCCCGGTCGTAAGCGTGTGCCCCGGTCATACCCTTTTCGGACAAAGTACCGAGGATGGCATTGAGCGCTTGAGCGAAAGCCTGTGCGCTATCGCCGAGTACGCCACCAGCTATGAACTGCTTATTGCCATTGAACCGGCGGACAGATATGAAACGGATCTATTGCCTACCTGCGCAGCCACTCTGGATCTGGTCAACAAGCTTGGATATGCGTACTTAGGCGTACTGCTCGACAATGGGCATGCCCATGTGGTGGGTGAGCCGGCGGCGGACGCAGTGCGCTTGCTGGGTGACAAACTGTTCCACGTGCACGTCGATGACAACGATGGCGAACGAGATCAGCACTTAGTGCCAGGAGATGGCAGTTTCGAATTTTCGCCGTTCATGGTGGCTCTGCGCCAGACAGGATATGATGGTTTTTTGGCTGCGGAACTGGGTTGGGACTATACCATAGATCCCGACCCAGCCGCCCGGCTTACCGTCGAGAGGATGAACGACATCCAAAGCCAGGGTTAACCCTCAGTTGTCGAACACTTTCTTAACGGGGTGCCGATGATGGTTCTAAAAGCAGGTGATTACTTCGATCCGGAGGCATACCACCAACGAGTAGCGCATGCTCACCAGGCCTGGGACGAACTTCTCGCCGGGAAGCGATCTCATTTGGTGTTCATGAATCTTTGCGCTCCCTTCCTGTGCGATCTGTTTGGGGTTGAGCCTTTCGACTATTACACCAGCCTGGAAGTAATGGCCGACACCCAGTTGAAAGGAATTGCCTGGCGTCTCAAGAATCTTGACGAAGATGAGATTCCACTGGCGATCTTCCTGGACCAGGCAACAGTTCACGAAGCTATCGCCTTCAATCTGCCCATTGAATATCAAAAAAGCTCTACCCCTTGGGGCGGGCATCTCATCGATGAAATCGAGCAGGTTGACACGCTGCAAATGCCTGATCTGACCCGGCACAGGAATTTGCACGAGACGCGTCAGAAGCTTGAACTGCTACGCTCACTTGTGGACGGCTTGCCGGTTTTGACCAGCGTTCACCTGCATGCGCCGTTTACAATGGCTGCTCAACTCTTGAATGCCCAAGACCTGTTCCTGGCTTGTTTTGAGCAGCCTGAGCGTGTCCATAAGCTGCTGGAGAATTGTCTTCGCTTTTTCTTGCACTTTGAGCGAGTTAAATGGCAGTACGGCATCTCGCCCGACCCGCTGGATGAGTTTGTCTGCTGGCGAGAAGGTCAGCGTGGCCTGACCCGAGTCTGGACAAGCGACGATACGGCAACGATGATGTCACCCCAGTTATATGAGGAGTTTGTCTTACCCTATAACCAAATCCTGTACAGCGATTTTGAATATGTTCATCTCCATATGGACGGCCGCTGGAATCACTTGATCCCCCACGTGCAACGATTGCAACCTGATTACTGTGAAGTCGGGGGGGAGACGGATTGGCGTGCGGTTGTCGAGGCTCTGGGTCCCACCACGGTTTTACAGGGCGGCATTCTGGCCGAAATAGCGCGAGATGGTTCACCGGATGACTGCGCCCAAGCTGCTGCAACGGCACTCGATATTGCCGTGGGAAAAGCGGGCGTTGCCTTGACCATTGCCAACGAAGTTCATCCGGGCACACCGTTGAGAAACATGCAAAAAATCATCGAGACTGCCCGTGATTATCAACACAAGGCACTGAAAAATGCCTCCTGGCAAGGGCCAGAGGAACGCAAATGGCACGCATCGCGCAGTTAATCGATATCCTACAAGGCAGCGGCATTGACGCTGGCGATGTATTAGTTTTCGAGGCACCTGGGCTGACGCCATCCAACGTCGAGGGTGGGTTGGAGAACCTGGCCATTGCTCTGCAAGCGCTGGTCGGGCCCAGCGGAACCCTGGTAGTCCCCACCTGCACACCCGCCGAAGGCTACCCCAAACCCGTCTTCGATCCCCTGCAATCTCCGTCCGAAATGGGTCCATTCCCGGAGATGTTCAGGGCATTGCAGGGCGTCGTACGCAGCCACAGCCCGACGCACTCTGTTTCCGCCCGCGGTCCCTCGGCCGACAACTTGATTGCCGGTCATCGAACAGCGGCAGGGAGACCAACCCCCTGGGGAGGCGGCCCTTTTGGCTATGGCAGCCCCTGGGACTTGCTTTACGAATGCAACGCCTGGTGGGTTTTGGTTGAGACGGACGAAATGTCGCCCGATTCCTGGACACAGACGCCTTTCACGGCCTATGTTCAAGCCCTTTTCGCCGACCGGCAACGTGGTCTCACAAAACACACTGCTTTCCCACGCTTCAATCCCGCCATGCTGGGCCGAAAATTGCAACAGCTTGGCTGTCTGCATCGAGCAGTTTGGGGGCCGAATACCGTAATGGCTTTCCAAACGCGCCCGGCCATCGATACTGCTCTCGCTACTTTGCAGGATTCTCCCTCTTCCCTTGAACCCGCCCCGGAGGTCAGCCAGTGGCTGGCGACGGTCCACTACCTGAAGCAGCATGGCTACCTGCAAGCGGGGATAGCTAAAAAAAAGATCACGCCGCCTGTGCCTTGCCTGCGTTGGGAGGGAAAACAACTCACTGGTGTCTACCGAGATCTGTATGTTCGAGTGGTTGTCCTGGCGCATGGCAGCGATAAGATCGCTTTGGTCCTGTGTGATCTACTTGGCATCTCGCGGGAACTCGTTCAGCGCATCAGAACAGAAATTCAGGCCAGGATCGACTTTCCTGCCGGGGCGATTCAAATCGCCTGCACCCATTCACACTCCACTCCCGATACCGTTGGCTCCGGCTTCGAGGACCCCGTCTACCTCGACTCCATGGTCGATACCATTGTCGACGCCGTATGCAAAGCAGCTATCAATACTCAACCGGCTCGCCTGGGTTGGGATCGCATCCCTATCCGGGGTTTGGCTCGCAACCGTCGAAAAAAAATGACCGATGGCACGGTTTTCACGACTCGCTACGGCGTGCCCTCAACCTGGCGGGTCGCCCCTGAAATCATTGTCGGCGAGGGGCCCACAGACCCAGACCTGACAGCGGTCAGGATTGAGGATCTGAGCGGCGAGGTCCTGGCCGCCGTCTCCAACTTTGCCTGCCATCCGAGTGTGGCTCTGATGAGTCCCAATATCTCCGGAGATTTCTTTGGGGAAGCTATGGCAATTCTGGAAGAAATCATGGGTGATCCCAGCGTAGTTCTATGCACTAACGGCGCTGCTGCCGATGTCGATCCCACAGCGGAGATGCCCTGCTGGGGACCCCGTGATGACCGGATGGCGCGTCGCCTGGGACGCATTTTTTCCGCCCAGGTTCTGGAATGTCTGGAACGAATCGAGGTACAGGAGATCACCCCGGTGGGCTTCGCCCAGGAGCTGGTTGACCTGCCGGTGCGGCCTGA
This genomic window contains:
- a CDS encoding uroporphyrinogen decarboxylase family protein; translation: MMVLKAGDYFDPEAYHQRVAHAHQAWDELLAGKRSHLVFMNLCAPFLCDLFGVEPFDYYTSLEVMADTQLKGIAWRLKNLDEDEIPLAIFLDQATVHEAIAFNLPIEYQKSSTPWGGHLIDEIEQVDTLQMPDLTRHRNLHETRQKLELLRSLVDGLPVLTSVHLHAPFTMAAQLLNAQDLFLACFEQPERVHKLLENCLRFFLHFERVKWQYGISPDPLDEFVCWREGQRGLTRVWTSDDTATMMSPQLYEEFVLPYNQILYSDFEYVHLHMDGRWNHLIPHVQRLQPDYCEVGGETDWRAVVEALGPTTVLQGGILAEIARDGSPDDCAQAAATALDIAVGKAGVALTIANEVHPGTPLRNMQKIIETARDYQHKALKNASWQGPEERKWHASRS
- a CDS encoding neutral/alkaline non-lysosomal ceramidase N-terminal domain-containing protein, translated to MARIAQLIDILQGSGIDAGDVLVFEAPGLTPSNVEGGLENLAIALQALVGPSGTLVVPTCTPAEGYPKPVFDPLQSPSEMGPFPEMFRALQGVVRSHSPTHSVSARGPSADNLIAGHRTAAGRPTPWGGGPFGYGSPWDLLYECNAWWVLVETDEMSPDSWTQTPFTAYVQALFADRQRGLTKHTAFPRFNPAMLGRKLQQLGCLHRAVWGPNTVMAFQTRPAIDTALATLQDSPSSLEPAPEVSQWLATVHYLKQHGYLQAGIAKKKITPPVPCLRWEGKQLTGVYRDLYVRVVVLAHGSDKIALVLCDLLGISRELVQRIRTEIQARIDFPAGAIQIACTHSHSTPDTVGSGFEDPVYLDSMVDTIVDAVCKAAINTQPARLGWDRIPIRGLARNRRKKMTDGTVFTTRYGVPSTWRVAPEIIVGEGPTDPDLTAVRIEDLSGEVLAAVSNFACHPSVALMSPNISGDFFGEAMAILEEIMGDPSVVLCTNGAAADVDPTAEMPCWGPRDDRMARRLGRIFSAQVLECLERIEVQEITPVGFAQELVDLPVRPDWIQLFESGQERMQQEFSKGWQLSSVTKQILRERIIHTEVQALRLNDLILFGFPGEVFAETGLQLKAKSQNCSVAVVELANDDIGYIPTAQAFLEGGYEVGQHLWGRITPEATDLLVAAGGRVIERLTDD